CTGGGCGAGCACCACACCGACCACGGCCGCCGCGGTGGAGGTGCCGAGGGCCCGCATCAGCGTGTTGAAGCTGTTGGCGGAGGCCGTCTCGGACAGCGGCACCGTGCTCATGATCAGGGCGGGCATGGCCCCGTAGGCGAGGCCGACGCCGGAGCTGACGACGAGGGAGACGATCAGCAGACCCCAGGTGGAGCCCATCAGCACCAGCGCGAGACCGTAGCCGGCGGAGATCACCAGCGAGCCGGTGACCAGGGTGAACTTGGGGCCACGGGCGTTGGTGAGCTTTCCGCCCAGCGGGGAGAGCGCCATCATCATCAGCCCGGCCGGAGCCATCCACAGGGCCATCGCCAGCATGGACTGGCCCAGCCCGTAGCCGGTGGCCTCAGGCAACCTCAGCAGCTGCGGAGTGATCAGCGACTGGGCGTACATGCCGAAGCCGACGAGGACCGAGGCGACGTTCGTGAGCAGCACGCGCGGGTGCGCGGTGGTGCGCAGGTCCACCAGCGGCTCGCGGGTGCGCAGTTCCCACAGGCCCCAGGCCGGCAGCAGCACGGCGGCGCCGACGAACAGGCCCAGCGTGGTCGCCGAACCCCAGCCCCAGTCCGCGCCCTTGGACACCGCGAGCAGCAGGCACACCACACCGCCGCCGAGACCGAGGGCGCCGACGAAGTCGAAGCGCTGCCCCCTGGCGCCGGCCGAGGTCTCGGGGACGAGGAACCAGACCATGGCGGTGACCGCGACGGCCAGCCCGGCGGCGCCCCAGAACAGCACACGCCAGCTGGCGTACTGGGCGACCGCGGCGGCGATCGGCAGGCCCAGACCGGCGCCGATGCCGAGGGAGGCGCTGACCAGGGCGATGGAGCCGCTGAGCTTCTCCGGCGCGATGACGTCACGCAGCAGGCTGATGCCGAGCGGCACCACGCCCATGCCGATGCCCTGCAGCCCGCGGCCCACGATCATCGGTACGACGGACGAGGACAGGGCGCACACCACCGAGCCGATGATCAGCGGGGCGCAGCACACCAGGAGCATGCGGCGCTTGCCGTACAGATCGCCGAGGCGCCCGCCGATCGGGCCGAAGACCGCTCCCGTCAGCAGCGTCGCGGTGATCACCCAGGAGGCGTTGGCGGCGCTGGTGTCGAGGATCGTGGGCAGCTCGGTGAGCAGCGGTGTCACCAGTGTCTGCATGATCGCGGCGACGATGCCGGCGAGTGCCAGCGTCGCGATGACACCACCCGGGCGGGCGGCGGTCGGGGGGTTGGCCGTCAAGGGGATTCCTCCGTGCGATGAACCGGTGACCGGGCATACGTCATGCACCTGGCGTGCAGCATACCCGCACCATGCATGACACACGTGACGTGTATGGGACACGCGTCGTGCATGATGCACATGCGCGGGTGGGCGTCCGGCCCGGCGGTGCGGGCCGGACGGGATGGAAAGATCGCCCTGGCGGAGTCCGCAACGAGGAGGTAGGCGACCGTGGAAGAGCCGACGCGCCGGGTCGAGTACGAGAACATGCTGCTCGGGCGCTACCAGCACCTGAGCAAGAGCAAGGGGCGCCGCAAGGACTCCACGCTGGAGCGCAGCGCGTACATCGTCCTCAGCCGTATCCGGATCGAGGGACCGATGTCGATCAGCGAGCTGAGCGACGCCTTCGGCCTGGACGCCTCCACCCTGCGCCGGCAGACCGCCGCCGCGTTGCGGGCCGGACTGGTCGAGCACACGCTCGACCCCGAGGGCGGGGTCGCGCGGAAGTTCCGCATCACCGAGGAGGGCGAACGCCGGCTGGACGAGGAGCGGGAGGGCAACGTCCGTACGCTCGCCATGGTCCTGGAGGGCTGGTCCGACGAGGACATCGCCGGGTTCGCCGACTATCTGGAGCGGTTCAACACGAGCATCGAGCGGTTGGCGGGAAAGCCGTGGCCGCGCCCGTAGCCGGGTCCGTGGGCCCGGGTAGCCTCGGGAGCATGCGGATCTCCGTCTCCTCGGACATGGACGAGCCCGTCGCGCGTCTCCTCCTCGCGGAGTTGCGTGCCCGGGGCCACGACGTCGTGCCGCACGGCGCGCTGCGCGAAGGGGACGACGCCCGGTGGGCCGTCTGCTCGGAGGCGGCGGCGCGCGACGTCGCCTCCGGCGCGTCCGACCAGGCTGTCGTGTGCTGCTGGACCGGCACGGGCGCGTCGATCGCCGCGAACAAGGTGCCGGGCGTACGGGCTGCGCTGTGCACGGACGCCTACACGGCCGACGGCGCCCGGCGGTGGAACGACGCCAACGTGCTGGCGATCGGGCTGCGGCTGACCTCCGAGCCACTGCTCAAGGAGATCCTGGACGCCTGGTTCGCCGCCGAGGCAGGCACGGACGCCGACGACCGGGAGAACGTGGCCCACGTCGAGCGGCTCGACGTCAGCCGGGGTGACGGCCGGGCCGGATGAACACGGGCGCGGCCCACCGGGGCGGCTCGGGCGGGGCGTCGGGCGGTCCGGACGCGGTCGGCGGGACCGCCCGGGTCGGCGCGGGCCCCGGCGGGAAGCCCCGTGCCGTGCCGGCCGCGCGGAGCGCCGCCACGAAGGAGAGGCAGGAGTCGTACCGGTCGTCCGGGGACTTCGCCAGCGCCGTCGCCATCACGTCGTCCACCGCGGGCGGCAGATCGGGGCGCGTCCCGGTCAGCGGGGGCGGCTGGTCGTACTGGTGGGCCCACAGCAGGGCCATGTCGTCGTCCCGTTGGAACGGCGGTCGGCCGGCGAGTGTCTCGTGGACGACACAGGCGAGGCTGTAGACGTCGCAGCGGCCGTCGACCGGCTTGCCCGAGATCTGCTCCGGCGCCACGTAGTCGAGGGTTCCGACGAACTGGCCGACGGTGGTGAAGCCGGTCAGGGACAGCGACTTCTTCGTCAGCCCGAAGTCGGTGAGGTAGACGTGCTCGGGGTGGTCGCTGTCCGTACCCCGCGCGACCAGGATGTTGCCGGGCTTCACGTCGCGGTGCACCAGGCCGTGGTCGTGCGCCGCGTCGAGCGCGGAGGCGACCTGGGCGGCGATCCGGGTCGCGGTCGTGACCGGCAGCGGGCCCTCCCGGTCCAGGAGGTGCCGCAGATCGCTGCCGGCGACGTACCGCATGGCGATGTAGAGGACGCCGTCGGTCTCGCCCGCCTCGAAGACCGGCACGATGTGGGGGTGGTCGATCGCGGCGGCGACCCGTGACTCGTGGGTGAAACGGCGCCGGAAGGTGTCGTTGCGGGCCAGCTCCGGGGCGAGGAGCTTCAGCGCGACCGTCCGCTCCAGCCGCAGGTCCTTCGCCTGGTAGACGACGGCCATCCCGCCCCGCCCGATCTCGCGCTCGACCCGATAGCCGGCGATCCGCCGCCCGACCAGCTCGGAGGGGCGCCCCGCGTACGGCTGTGTCTCACTCATCGCGGCTCACCGGCGGGACCACCCGTGTGGGTTCGCCCTCGCCCGCAGCGCGATCGGCCGGCGCGCGATCGGCCGGCCTGGTGGTGCCGCCGGGCCGGGAGTCGGTCGGCCGCCGGTCCTCCGGTTCGCGTTGTTCGCGTGCCGGTTCCCCCACGACCCTCGTCGGTTCCGGTGAAGGGGCGGGGGCGGCCGGTGCGAAGCGGGGGGCGGCCGGGGTCTCGCGTGGTTCCTCCACCGCGGCGAACGTGTTCAGCCGCGCCCCGTCGCAGTACACCCATCGCTCGTGCGCCGCGTCGAACAGCCACAGCGACTCGCCGTCGACGACGACCCCGATCCGCAGCCCCTTCGTACGCTCGCGGAACGACTCCCCGTCGCGGTGCCCGGCGGCCAGCGCCTCCGCCTCGGTGCGGTAGCGCGTCAGGGCCTCCTCGGCGCGGGCCAGCAGCGGGCGCGGGTCGGCCGTCCGGGCGGGTACGGCTCCGGCGGCGGGCGGGTCCTGCGGTACGGCGACGAGGAGCCGGCCGTCCACCCAGGCGGACCACCCGTTGGCGCACAGGACATGGCCCCAGTCGCCGCGCCGCTCCAGCAGCTGGACCGGCAGCAGCGCG
This genomic stretch from Streptomyces deccanensis harbors:
- a CDS encoding MFS transporter, which produces MTANPPTAARPGGVIATLALAGIVAAIMQTLVTPLLTELPTILDTSAANASWVITATLLTGAVFGPIGGRLGDLYGKRRMLLVCCAPLIIGSVVCALSSSVVPMIVGRGLQGIGMGVVPLGISLLRDVIAPEKLSGSIALVSASLGIGAGLGLPIAAAVAQYASWRVLFWGAAGLAVAVTAMVWFLVPETSAGARGQRFDFVGALGLGGGVVCLLLAVSKGADWGWGSATTLGLFVGAAVLLPAWGLWELRTREPLVDLRTTAHPRVLLTNVASVLVGFGMYAQSLITPQLLRLPEATGYGLGQSMLAMALWMAPAGLMMMALSPLGGKLTNARGPKFTLVTGSLVISAGYGLALVLMGSTWGLLIVSLVVSSGVGLAYGAMPALIMSTVPLSETASANSFNTLMRALGTSTAAAVVGVVLAQMTTTLGGFSLPSEAGFRTGLLIGCGAALVAAAVAVFIPGARAATDAGPEPDEREASTAEAPASAA
- a CDS encoding MarR family winged helix-turn-helix transcriptional regulator, which translates into the protein MEEPTRRVEYENMLLGRYQHLSKSKGRRKDSTLERSAYIVLSRIRIEGPMSISELSDAFGLDASTLRRQTAAALRAGLVEHTLDPEGGVARKFRITEEGERRLDEEREGNVRTLAMVLEGWSDEDIAGFADYLERFNTSIERLAGKPWPRP
- a CDS encoding RpiB/LacA/LacB family sugar-phosphate isomerase; its protein translation is MRISVSSDMDEPVARLLLAELRARGHDVVPHGALREGDDARWAVCSEAAARDVASGASDQAVVCCWTGTGASIAANKVPGVRAALCTDAYTADGARRWNDANVLAIGLRLTSEPLLKEILDAWFAAEAGTDADDRENVAHVERLDVSRGDGRAG
- a CDS encoding serine/threonine-protein kinase, producing the protein MSETQPYAGRPSELVGRRIAGYRVEREIGRGGMAVVYQAKDLRLERTVALKLLAPELARNDTFRRRFTHESRVAAAIDHPHIVPVFEAGETDGVLYIAMRYVAGSDLRHLLDREGPLPVTTATRIAAQVASALDAAHDHGLVHRDVKPGNILVARGTDSDHPEHVYLTDFGLTKKSLSLTGFTTVGQFVGTLDYVAPEQISGKPVDGRCDVYSLACVVHETLAGRPPFQRDDDMALLWAHQYDQPPPLTGTRPDLPPAVDDVMATALAKSPDDRYDSCLSFVAALRAAGTARGFPPGPAPTRAVPPTASGPPDAPPEPPRWAAPVFIRPGRHPG